Genomic window (Danio rerio strain Tuebingen ecotype United States chromosome 24, GRCz12tu, whole genome shotgun sequence):
CTGTGTCTGAAATCACCACTACTGATACTGCAAGATAATACTATACTGAATatacttttatttgtatttgctTTTTCAAAATGAATACCACCTTAAGAGCGTACGGTTTGTAATTTCACACACAGCCAATGTGGGATTTGTTGTTTAAGCTTTACAAAACTACACACAACCAATATGCTGTAATTGTTAAAATAGTTGTAATTGTGTAGTAgtaacaaaattaatataattatataatcctTTTGGTGATTTCCTGAAGTGAAATCACGATACCATGAcattggcattttttttttttttgttaaactgggTACAAAATATCAGGCTGAATGTACATACAATTAGACAAAAGCTCTGTCtgtttcttgaatctgattggctgatagctgtgcgatattctgccagTAGCAGCACTTGTACTgactcttcacccttgtgtattactctgcccacatacagcaacaagcacaggacacactacagtttgacaaatattgcagctgttgggcaacataatctacttttgaggctttttttaagtcaagaatgtagttgtttagattgcaactatgcagtttatttataaggatagtgcctattttaaatgtttataatttctgagatacaACACGTctgcggccattagcctgtctttgagtTGAGGATGTTGATCCACAAGATCATCCACAGGTtaatgactttctaagtcgatctctctctctctcttttgtatgttgtactGCCGTATTTATACCAAAGTAATTTtttgatctcccgattgcaacagagaaatactgagatatctctgtagactgagaTAACATTTCATGTCAGTcagtcttaaaatgtgagcaaaatcagctgatttgtcatcattttagacattcgGCTAAAAAAATTCCTCtaacaaaagggttttgagaacatccatgtttgattttcttttttgtacACATGACTATGCCATTGAActtttgtataaacgcaatatcacacaagtagcagtgtgatgtggctgtatatcatcactggtgggacactaacgcCTCCCACAAGTGCCGATCCACAGCCACATCGccctgctacttgtgtgatattgctcatatacattataacaatttatatttttaaatgtttaaatatatataataaatgctaCTTGATTTCATATTTTGGTATCAATACCATATTTGTAAATaccatatttgtaaatatctataCCATATCAATACCTAAAATATACCATATTTTATGGCAAATTTTGGTAAAGAAATCAATACATTTAAGCCCAGTGCTGTAAATAGTAAAAATAGATTTTCATTTCCACAATTTGGCATCAGTTAAATAATGatcacagaataaaaataaataaataaataaataatatatattatatgttatatttaaatttttttatcccTTTAAGTGTCCAAATATTTCTAGGAAACACTtactaaatatgtttatattcagATATTTGAGTAAAGCATCTTCAAACCTGAAGTGGTTGCTGTGGTAGCAGTGGAAGTTGATGGAACATTTGGAGTGGTGGTGATTGTAGTAGTTGAATTTAGAGCAAGAGTTGGAGGGGCTGTTGTTGAAGTGGAGCTTGTGGTTGTGTCAATAATAGTTGCATTTGTTGGTGTGTGTTTTGGAGCAGTGGTTGGGGTTATTGTAGTAGTTGTATTACTGTCTGTATTTTCAATAACAGCTGAATCTGTTGTGTTAAGGAGACTAACAGTCGTGACAGACACTGTAGTTGGCACACTGGTAATATTTTCTGTTGTGTTATTGGAGGATTCTCTGTTGTCTATGATAGGACTGACAGTAGTATTGTTGAAGCTGGTGGTATTCATCTGTATAGCTGTTGTCTTTTTTACCAAGTCTGTTGTGTTTGATTGTGTTGTATTGAATGGGGAATCTGTTGTGTTCAACGTTACATTAACTGGCATAGCTGTTGTGTTTATTGCCAAGTCTGTTGTGTTTGATTGTGTTGTATTGAAAATGGAATCTGTTGTGTTCAAAGTTACATTAACTGGCATAGCTGTTGTGTTTATTGCCAAGTCTGTTGTGTTTGATTGTGTTGTATTGAAAGGGGAATCTGTTGTGTTCATCGTTACATTAACTGGCATAGCGGTTGTGTTTATAGCCAAGTCTGTTGTATTTGATTGTGTTATATTGAACATGGAATCTGTTGTGTTCAAAGTTACATTAACTGGCATAGTGGTTGTGTTTATAGCCAAGGTTGTTGTGTTTGATTGTGTTGTATTGAATGGGGAATCTGTTGTGTTCAACGTTACATTCACTGGCATAGCTGTTGTGTTTATAGCCATGTCTGTTGTGTTTGATTGTGTTGTATTGAATGGGGAATCTGTTGTGTTCAGAGTTACTTTAACTGGCATAGCTGTTGTGTTTATAGCCAAGTCTGTTGTATTTGGTTGTGTTATATTGAACATGGAATCTGTTGTGTTCAAAGTTACATTAACTGGCATAGTGGTTGTGTTTATAGCCAAGGTTGTTGTGTTTGATTGTGTTGTATTGAATGGGGAATCTGTTGTGTTCAGAGTTACATTCACTGGCATAGCTGTTGTGTTTATTGCCAAGTCTGTTGTGTTTGATTGTGTTGTATTGAACATGTAATCTGTTGTGTTTAAAGTTACATTCATTGGCATAGCTGTTGTGTTTATAGCCAAGTCTGTTGTGTTTGATTGCGTTGTTTTAAATGAGGAATCTGTTGTGTTCAGAGTTGCATTAACTGGCATAGCTGTTGTGTTTATTGCCAAGTCTGTTGTGTTTGATTGCGTTGTTTTAAATGAGGAATCTGTTGTGTTCAGAGTTGCATTAACTGGCATAGCTGTTGTGTTTATAGCCAAGTCTGTTGTGTTTGATTGTGTTGTATTGAACATGTAATCTGTTGTGTTTAAAGTTACATTCATTGGCATAGCTGTTGTGTTTATAGCCAAGTCTGTTGTGTTTGATTGCGTTGTTTTAAATGAGGAATCTGTTGTGTTCAGAGTTGCATTAACTGGCATAGCTGTTGTGTTTATAGCCAAGTCTGTTGTGTTTGATTGTGTTGTATTGAATGGGGAATCTCTTGTGTTCAAAGTTACATTCACTGGCATAGCGGTTGTGTTTATAGCCAAGTCtgttgtatttaattgtgttgtaTTGAATAAGAAATCCGTTACGTTCAAAGTAACATCTGTAAAGCGTGTTGTATTAATACTTGTATAGTTAAGAGAATCCATTGTGGTGCTGTTTAGGGGTGTATCTGTTGTGGCATTACCTCTAGCATGTATGGTGTCCATTGTAGAACTATTCAGAAGTTGTGTAGTCAAATATGGaatgtttgttgtattgaatTCAGTTGACTGAGTTGTGTGGTTTGATGATTTGTTCATGATTTGTGATTCTGTTGTATGGGCTAGGATTGTATCATTTAAGGTAGTTGCATTTTCTGAAAGAGCAGTTGTGATATATTGTGTAGCATGTGTAGATTCGGTTGTGTTGTGGTAGTCGTGAGGATCAGTGCTTCCAAGTTTTGTGCTGTACTGTGTCATGTTAAACTGTGTAACATCTGTACTTTTGTTTGTTACACCAGAGAAATAAGAAATACTTGTGTTAGATTGCGTCACATATTCGGCAGCTTTAGCTGATGTGATAGTAGAGTTGAGAAGTGGCACTGTTGTTTTGAATGGTGTGACTGTTGTACGATCCAGTGTCGTCGAGGTGTAAGGCCTGGTTATTTGAGGTCTGACTGTTGAATTTGGTGCAACGGGTGTAATAGGAATTTTACTTATCTGTGAGGTTGTATTTAAAGGTGTACCTGTTGTATTATTGTATGATGGTGTATTATTAAGTGGTGTGACCATTGTAGTGACTGGTGATGCTGTTGTATTGAGTGTTGTACCAGTTGTACTGACCAATGTGGTTGTTGTATTGTGTGGTGTCCTGGTTGGGTCAATTAGTTGGGTTGATACATCAAGTGTAGCATTTGGAGTAATTATCAGTGATGGTGTTAGATTGTATGGCATATCTGGTGTGCTGGCATGAGGGGTTGCTGTACTAAGTGGTGATGATGTTGTATTGTGTGGCATTCCTGTTGGACTGACCAGTGAGGTTTGAGTATTGAGTGTTATATCACTTGTACTGATCATTGGCGATGTTGTACTGTGTGGTGTGCCTGTTGTTTCGACTGATGAGGTTGTTACTGTGTGTGGTGTAGCTGTTGTACTCATCATAGCGGTTGTTATATTAATTGTGGTTTCTGTTATTGTGACTGATGTTATAGTGTGTGGTGCATCTGTTGTGTGTACTGGTACGGTTGTTATGTTGGGTGTCATTTCTGTTGTTATGCTAAGTCCCTTTGTAGTTGTACTGTCCAGTGATGGTGTTATACTCTGCAGTGTACTAGTTGCTTCAATTGGTGAGGTTGTTTTATTTTGCAGTGCATCTGGTCTGTTGTTCAACACTGTTGATGCATCAAGTGTTGTATCTCTTGTACTGTCAGGTGAGGTTGTTACATTTAGTGTTGTATCACTTGCACTGACTGAGGTTGTTAAACCATCTGGTCTACCTGTTGTATGGGCTGGTGAGGTTGTATCTCTTGTGATATCCAGTGTTTTTGTCATATTTAATGCTGTTTCTGTTCTCACTGGTTGGGTTGTTATTTTATGCATTGTACTTGTCATTGACGTTGTTATACTGTTTGGCGTGCTTGCTGTATTAACTGTTGATGTGCCAGCTGTGCTCTCCAGTAGGGGTGCTATATCGGGTGTTGTATCTGTTGTGCTGACTGTTGAGGCTGTTGCATTGTTTTGCACCATTGTACCTGCTGTACTCTCTGTTGAGGTTGTAACATTAATGGTCATATTCACTGTACTGTCCTTTGGGGTTGCAATATTGGGTATTAAATCTGTTGGATTGCTGACAGGTGAAGTTTTATCATATGTTGTATGTGTTGAACTGATCTCTGAAATTGTAACATTGTGTGTTGTAGCTGCTGTTGTACTGACTACCGAGGTAGTGACTTTGTATGGTGTACTTGGTGGATCGACTAATGGGGTTGTTAGTTTTTGTACTGTTGTACTGACCATTGAGGATACTTTAATGTACTGTGTATCTGTTGTATTGACCGTTAGGGTTGTTATATCGATCGTTGTATCTGTTGTGCTGACAATTGAGGCTGTTTCATTGTTTTTTGAGCCTGCTGTACTCTCTGAAGTTGTTATACTTGCTGTTGTATTCATTATACTGACCATTGGGGTTGTACTATTGTGTGTTGAACCTGTTGTGTTGCCAATTGTATATGTGCTATCATATGTTGTTTGTGTTGTAGTGACCATTGAGTTTGTTTCACTGTATGGTGTACCTGATGTATGGACTGGTTCGGTTGTTGTCTTTTGCATTGTTGTACCGACTGCTAAGGACGTTTTTTCATTTAGATTATCTGTTGTATTGACCATGGAGGCTGTTATATTGTTAGGTGTAGCTGTGGTAATAACCGTTGGAATCTTTATATCAAGTGTTGTATAAGTTATGTTGACCATTGAGGTTGTTGCATTGTTTTCTGTACCTGTTGCACTCTCTGTTaggtttgttatatttattgttgtattCATTGTACTGACCATTCGAGTTGTAAAATTTTGTGTTGGATGTGCTGTATTGCTGACTGGAGATGTTTTGTCATGTGTTGTGTCTGTTGTACTGACCACTGATGTAGTTTCATTGTATAGTGTAGCTGCTGTATGGACTGATGGGGTTGCTAATTGTTGTAGTGTTGTACTGACCATTGAAGTTGTTTCATAGTTTTCTGTACCTGCTGTACGCTCTGCTGAGGTTGTTATATTGATTGTTGTATCTGTTGTGCTGATCACAGAGGCTGCTGTATTTTTTACTGTACTTCCTGTACTCTCTGTTGTGAATGTTGTGTTTAAATTTGCATTCATTGTATTGACAATTGGGGTTGTATTATTGTAAGTTGCACCTGCCGAATTGCTGATTTGAGATGACTTATCATTTGTTGTTTGTGTTATACTGACCTCTGAGGTTGTTTCAATGTTTGTTGCACTTGTACTGAATGGTGAACGGGTTGCCTGTTGTATCGTTGTACTGGCTATTGAGGAAGCTTGTTCATGTGTATCTGTTGTATCGATCATTGATGCTGTTGCATTATTTTTTGTACCTCCTGTACTCTCTGTTAAggttgttatatttgttgttgtatCCATTGTTGTGGTGATTGGGCTGGTAATGTTGGATGTTACACCAGCTTTATTGTCTATTTGAGATGTTTTATCATTTGTTGAGATTGTAATATTTTGTGATGTATCTACTGTATTGCTGATTGTAGATGTTTTGTCATATGTATTGTCTGTTGTACTGACAACTGAGGTAGTTTCATTGTGTGGTGTACCTGTTGTATGGATTATTGGGTTTGTTGGTTGTTGTACCGTTGAGATTGCAATATTGTTTGGTGTACCTGTTGTATTGACCGGTGGATTTGTTTTATTGAGCTTAGTATCTGTTGTGGTGATCACTGAATCTGTTGTATTGTTTACTGCACCTTCTGTACTCTCTGTTGAAGTTGttatatttataattgtattaGTTGTACGGACAGTTGGGGTTGTATTATTGTATGTTGCACCTGCTGAATTGCTGATTTGAGATGATTTATCATATGTCGTAGGTGTTGTACTGACCTCTGAGGTTGTTTCATTGTTTGACTTACTTGTAGTAAATGGTGTCTGTTGTATTGTTGTACTGACTATTGAGGATACTTTTTCATATTCTGTATCTGTTGTATTGACAACTGATGGTGTTGTATTGTTCAGTGTAACTGCTGTACTCTCTGcagaggtttttatatttatggttGTATTCATTGTATTGATCATCAGGGTGGTGATATTGTGTGTTGAACCTGCTTTATCATCGATTTGAGCTGTTTTATCAAATGTTGTGTTTGCTATACTCACCACTGAGGTTGTTTGATTGTAAGGTGCACCTGTTGTACTGATTGGTGAGTTTGTTGCTTGTTGTATTGTTGTACTGGCCATTGTGGTTGATTTCTCATATGATGTATCAGTTGGTATACCTGTGCTACTCAACAGTGGAGATGTTGTGTTGTTTGGTGTAACTGTTGAACTAACCATTGGGGATGGTTTATTGTTTGGTGTACCTGTTGCACTGACCAggtttgtttgttgtattgttgtGCTGACTACTGGGGATGCTACATTGTTTGCCGTACCAGTTGTACTGTCTGGTGGGGTTGCTGTCTGTTGTACTGTCATACTTATTGGTGTAGATGTTATACTGTTTGGTGTACCTGGTGTATTAACTGGTGCATCTGAGGGATTGACCAATGGGGCTGTTGTCTGTTGTTTTGTTGTACTAATCAGTGTGGATATTATATCATTTGCTGAACCTGTGCTGTTGACCAATTGAGATGTTGTCTGTTGTATTGTTGCACTGCTCAGTGGGGATGTTACATTGGTTGGTGTACCTGTGCTATTTATCAATGGGGCTGTTGTCTGTTGCACTGTTGTGCTGGTCAGTGTGGATGTTATATTGTTTGGTGTACCTGATGTATTAACCAGTGGGATTGTTGTCTGTTGATTTGTTGTACTGATCAGTGTGGATGTTACATTGTTTGGTGTACCTGAGGTATTGACTAGTGTGGATGTTGTATGTTGTGTTGTTGTACTGGTCAGTGGGGATGTTAAATTTTTTGGTGTACCTGATGTATTGACTAGTGTGGACGTAGTATGTTGTATTGTTGTACTGGTCAGTGGGGATGTAACATTGTTTGGTGTACCTGAGGTATTGACTAGTGTGGACGTTGTCTGTTGTATTGTTGTACTGGTCAGTGGGGATGTTACATTGTTTGGTGTACCTGAGGTATTGACTAGTGTGGACGTTGTCTGTTGTATTGTTGTACTGGTCAGTGGGGATGTTACATTGTTTGGTGTACCTGAGGTATTGACTAGTGTGGACGTTGTCTGTTGTATTGTTGTACTGGTCAGTGGGGATGCTAAATTGTTTGGTGTACCTGTGCTATTGACTGGTGGGGATGTTGTATGTTGTATTGTTGTACTCACTAATGGGATTGCTGTCTGTACTGTTGTACTGATATTTGAGGATGTCATATTGTTTTGTGTACTTGTTGTATTGACCAGTGTACCAACTGCTGAGGGTGTCATATTGTCTGGTGTAACCACTGTTGTACTGAGTGCTGGAATAAATGGTAGGATTGTTGTATTAGATAAAACATTGTTTGTTTGAGAGTCTTTACTGCTGATGGATGTATGAGATGTTAATACTGTTCTATTCAGTGGTGTATAAGTGTTTATGATCATTGTAGATGCTGTGACTGCAGTCTGTGTTTGAGTGGTAGTTACTAATGGAGAAAGGGTGTTTGGTAATGCAGCACTGCTTTCAGAGCTTGTTTTGGGTGGGATAAGTTGAGTTGTGTAGGAATCAGAAGGGAAGATCACACAGCTGTCTTTCAAAAGAAGAGCAAACGTTTGACCCTGTGCACTGGAAAACAGAACAGAATTGTTCAGTTTGTTTGGAGCCCTCTTTTTAGTCCTAGAACAACATTCAAGTTAAACAAATAATCTTATTCCATTGTAGGttaaaattcttgattctgattggcttgaGGGTGtgcaataaaattgtttaatgcaCAAGTAGTCCTTGTCAGTTTtctgtgcgttcacaccaaagGTGACAAGCTCATCAAAGTTTATTCTGGCTGGCCTGGCGACTGTCTGCCTTCTCAGTTTCAGGGGCGAGAgtgtcaaaattcgctacattgatgtCATATTTAAAGCATATCAGCAAATTAGTTAcgttcctgcataaaacatgctttctagtgtgaaaatgttgcacactttttatcaaattcataaaacaatggaaaaataagttgttgtgtgtggtgtggctttgctccacttatccaatatgtgtccatatgtctgaaatattctgaagcagcattACTGTACTGTATTGTTGCATGAGATTTACACTTTTTTAACGTTAATGCACATTTGTTACTTTgcagtaactttttttaaatacatgtcCCTGTCAGAAAATATCGCATTTTATTGGAAATCCGGTTacagcaataatcaaactcttgggaacaactgtggtcggaaccaaagttcacaggactgTATTCTCTGGACTTCTCTCAAGTGGTGGACTTTTACAGTCTGATTGCTTGCTGCCAAACcatgtcatagctcattaccatgaAGTTGACTTGATTTAAACTCTCCTCAACGCCTACATTAGCAAAACTGCACCAtgctgctcctcgccgcctaTCGCCATAGGCTCCCATTCAAAACTAATGACTTCGGCTACTTTgacgctttcggtgtgaacgcacatttagaaataaatgcatttttctaaACATTAGCAGTAACCATAGCAATTCAGTGAGAGTTGTAAAGCCTTCATTTTCATGTATTTGAACAACTGCTTACTGGTCCCGATATGTTTGCTATTTCACTTTATGCAAAAACAAATAGGATTCAAAAAGGAGATTAGTTATTTCATAACTGACAAAAATTCGGTCAAAATACTGCTCTGCAAAGAGCAAAACTAATCTATAACTTAGCAAATGACTATGAAATAAGTGGCATAATCAACGGCTTGCCATGTGTTAAAGGATTTTGAATGAACTTTGCATAGGCACCACTGCATGTTGGGTGTTTTTTTGCCTCCATGTTGTGCATTTATAATTCTTTAATGCAGTCAGCAAGCCATTGATTGTGCCTTACCTAAATAGGACAAAGTTTTTAGCCAAAATATGCTGATAAGAATGTTTCTCAATACAACAAATGCAGTCCTAAACCTAAAATTTATATCTGACTGGTTGGTTCCATAAATAATAAGAACACAATTCCATAAATTGTGTTCCATAAATAATCCAGCCACACAAATCAGGGATTTATACACTGCCAAAGATTCAGAATTGCTTTGAAAGTTGTTCTTTGTGGGTGACACTTCATTAATCTTGCCATTTGGCTTAATTAAACAAATTCACATTTGTAAATATAGCAGATTGCAAACGAAAATGCCATGtgcaaaagtgtaaaaactgGACTTTATAATATTTACCATGTCATATTGTCGGTGACGTCATTGATATCCAAGTAATTGTCAACCGAGACCCAAGTTAATGTGGAATTCAAAGGAATGGTTTCTGAGACATTGAGCGACTGACATATAGCTGTATAGCAGAGAAGCAGAAAATAGCATTTTCACTGTTTACATCACTTGAATAAATGAGGAATACCTGTACATACAGTTTAACACTCACCCAATCTTCTGAGAGGGCCATCAAAACTAATGTTGATACTGTTCATCCAAGACTTGCGAATAGCTTTACTAACTGTACAAACATTCAGTGGTTTTGACAGCTGCAGAGCTAGCATACATGAGTATAGCCTTAGGGAAAATAGACAGGTTAATCTGATGTATTGTacagacatacatacacatatattgtAGAGAAAAATACCTTGTTCCTTCACCAAAACATTCCAAGTGCATTCCCTGCAAAGCATCAAGAACTTTATGTAcagaaaaatgttcatccaaCAAGATTATTTAACTGAAATTGGAAACAAATGGAAGTTTACCTTGTACAGCTGGTACAATTCAGAAGAAGAATCACACATAGACCTGTGAA
Coding sequences:
- the adgrg2a gene encoding uncharacterized protein adgrg2a isoform X4; protein product: MKLRAGKDSRVQDVFRRSTHEVSRMLYKHSKHLSGRYKKSKHHFVWLLCLWIHLLPQADGFFMSDAKAVLQGCDDHWTFQGPSRMPVLFQTTICVNVRVISPGTWTAFSYVSTPTRRYELALQGDQNNLYAWLLGVRHQFTVQLTAQRWHHICLRWDAFSKSFSLTIGGNSEVYQRTAIARAIPPSGSLLLGCQPNEAFPGVKMATTELYLFRIWDDVGDHKACEDGTVIGWDSQIWAITRTQARVQDYTLQCGIKHLRKKRNAQLSTPSSTASQNTASSRDFTLTISPLYSLLNSVITNVQANANPGLNQILNQNSNTSPGSTSQPITITSPPGLTSTSSSMNPNTSPTTSSVYPSTTTQLPPSATSMNPDAAQLTSTTSSMTPSMTTQLVQTATSTTPNTTTQLTSETSSMTLNTTTQFISTTTSSMTPNTTTQLTSETSSMTPNTTTQLTSETSSMTPNTTTQLTSETSSMILNTTTQLTSETSSMTPNTTTQLTSETSSMILNTTTQFTSTTTSSVYPSTTTQLTPTATSMNPGTTTQLTSETPSMTPIMTTQLAPTATSMTPNTTTQLTSETSSMTPNTTTQLTSETSSMILNTTTQLTSETSSMTPNTTTQLTSETSSMTPNTTTQLTSETSSMTPNTTTQLTSETSSMTPNTTTQLTSETSSMTSDITTQLTSTTSSVTPDTIESMSTTSMTPNTTTQPTSTTSSLTPDATTESTSTTSLTPNTVTQLTSETSSITNVQANTNQGQNQDLSQNSSTSPDSTSQPTTTTSPPDLTSTSSSINPNSSTTTSSVYTSTTTQLPPTATSMNPDTAQLTTTSSMTNNTTTQLTSETSSMTLNVSTQLTTTTTSSVYPSTTTQLTPTATSMNPDPFVAQCNFSQYCTNESSYYWMLVEVNGSNLTEKEIDIWFSDLFNMSTCSAGFSITGVNNTSCQTSIVFVTAEVRCEDKQNIQATNCTVLLQLSQPVNKYILHSLIENRTTDPSIQVQLLGDIERVGKGLCPEPNTSAPGDGFLYCTSPMSYNDVCKSQEYVNVTCSYNYLIANQSNNDKQVTSNCTCYGANDNETYYAVRLKIESPDVNFTYVQNMVVQLSTPCSGFGIPKSMCDSSSELYQLYKGMHLECFGEGTRLYSCMLALQLSKPLNVCTVSKAIRKSWMNSINISFDGPLRRLAICQSLNVSETIPLNSTLTWVSVDNYLDINDVTDNMTCAQGQTFALLLKDSCVIFPSDSYTTQLIPPKTSSESSAALPNTLSPLVTTTQTQTAVTASTMIINTYTPLNRTVLTSHTSISSKDSQTNNVLSNTTILPFIPALSTTVVTPDNMTPSAVGTLVNTTSTQNNMTSSNISTTVQTAIPLVSTTIQHTTSPPVNSTGTPNNLASPLTSTTIQQTTSTLVNTSGTPNNVTSPLTSTTIQQTTSTLVNTSGTPNNVTSPLTSTTIQHTTSTLVNTSGTPKNLTSPLTSTTTQHTTSTLVNTSGTPNNVTSTLISTTNQQTTIPLVNTSGTPNNITSTLTSTTVQQTTAPLINSTGTPTNVTSPLSSATIQQTTSQLVNSTGSANDIISTLISTTKQQTTAPLVNPSDAPVNTPGTPNSITSTPISMTVQQTATPPDSTTGTANNVASPVVSTTIQQTNLVSATGTPNNKPSPMVSSTVTPNNTTSPLLSSTGIPTDTSYEKSTTMASTTIQQATNSPISTTGAPYNQTTSVVSIANTTFDKTAQIDDKAGSTHNITTLMINTMNTTINIKTSAESTAVTLNNTTPSVVNTTDTEYEKVSSIVSTTIQQTPFTTSKSNNETTSEVSTTPTTYDKSSQISNSAGATYNNTTPTVRTTNTIINITTSTESTEGAVNNTTDSVITTTDTKLNKTNPPVNTTGTPNNIAISTVQQPTNPIIHTTGTPHNETTSVVSTTDNTYDKTSTISNTVDTSQNITISTNDKTSQIDNKAGVTSNITSPITTTMDTTTNITTLTESTGGTKNNATASMIDTTDTHEQASSIASTTIQQATRSPFSTSATNIETTSEVSITQTTNDKSSQISNSAGATYNNTTPIVNTMNANLNTTFTTESTGSTVKNTAASVISTTDTTINITTSAERTAGTENYETTSMVSTTLQQLATPSVHTAATLYNETTSVVSTTDTTHDKTSPVSNTAHPTQNFTTRMVSTMNTTINITNLTESATGTENNATTSMVNITYTTLDIKIPTVITTATPNNITASMVNTTDNLNEKTSLAVGTTMQKTTTEPVHTSGTPYSETNSMVTTTQTTYDSTYTIGNTTGSTHNSTTPMVSIMNTTASITTSESTAGSKNNETASIVSTTDTTIDITTLTVNTTDTQYIKVSSMVSTTVQKLTTPLVDPPSTPYKVTTSVVSTTAATTHNVTISEISSTHTTYDKTSPVSNPTDLIPNIATPKDSTVNMTINVTTSTESTAGTMVQNNATASTVSTTDTTPDIAPLLESTAGTSTVNTASTPNSITTSMTSTMHKITTQPVRTETALNMTKTLDITRDTTSPAHTTGRPDGLTTSVSASDTTLNVTTSPDSTRDTTLDASTVLNNRPDALQNKTTSPIEATSTLQSITPSLDSTTTKGLSITTEMTPNITTVPVHTTDAPHTITSVTITETTINITTAMMSTTATPHTVTTSSVETTGTPHSTTSPMISTSDITLNTQTSLVSPTGMPHNTTSSPLSTATPHASTPDMPYNLTPSLIITPNATLDVSTQLIDPTRTPHNTTTTLVSTTGTTLNTTASPVTTMVTPLNNTPSYNNTTGTPLNTTSQISKIPITPVAPNSTVRPQITRPYTSTTLDRTTVTPFKTTVPLLNSTITSAKAAEYVTQSNTSISYFSGVTNKSTDVTQFNMTQYSTKLGSTDPHDYHNTTESTHATQYITTALSENATTLNDTILAHTTESQIMNKSSNHTTQSTEFNTTNIPYLTTQLLNSSTMDTIHARGNATTDTPLNSTTMDSLNYTSINTTRFTDVTLNVTDFLFNTTQLNTTDLAINTTAMPVNVTLNTRDSPFNTTQSNTTDLAINTTAMPVNATLNTTDSSFKTTQSNTTDLAINTTAMPMNVTLNTTDYMFNTTQSNTTDLAINTTAMPVNATLNTTDSSFKTTQSNTTDLAINTTAMPVNATLNTTDSSFKTTQSNTTDLAINTTAMPMNVTLNTTDYMFNTTQSNTTDLAINTTAMPVNVTLNTTDSPFNTTQSNTTTLAINTTTMPVNVTLNTTDSMFNITQPNTTDLAINTTAMPVKVTLNTTDSPFNTTQSNTTDMAINTTAMPVNVTLNTTDSPFNTTQSNTTTLAINTTTMPVNVTLNTTDSMFNITQSNTTDLAINTTAMPVNVTMNTTDSPFNTTQSNTTDLAINTTAMPVNVTLNTTDSIFNTTQSNTTDLAINTTAMPVNVTLNTTDSPFNTTQSNTTDLVKKTTAIQMNTTSFNNTTVSPIIDNRESSNNTTENITSVPTTVSVTTVSLLNTTDSAVIENTDSNTTTTITPTTAPKHTPTNATIIDTTTSSTSTTAPPTLALNSTTTITTTPNVPSTSTATTATTSATTESPDEVAGNLLNQTQDIASLNSSEVNQLISKLENILSAPNISVDLGRTVLGVINNCLNSTSGTLGSSSNRLIKAVDDLALKLVIPDQFVNLVFDSLALTVAKVDGTNFRPTSFSIADPLNPQVTKSLQRSVRAVGSSSPNLGKVTLPASLTENLSPEEQKMASRVQFTFYQKSTFFQDTNLNQKKLNSYILGSSVANLSIRNLRENIEFTLMNKQPVAGNYVAVCVFWDFDKNEGLGGWNRDGCSVMNSSTENETICSCSHLTSFAVLMDISQQGVTDKMQATILTFISYIGCGVSAIFLSVTLLTYLSFDKIRRDIPSKILIHLCFALLFLNLVFLLDSWLALYTDAVGLCISTAFFLHYFLLVSFTWMGLEALHMYLAIVKVFNNFMSRYMLKFSLIGWGVPLAVVIIVIAINKDNYGLISYGKFSDGTTDDFCWLKNSTAFYVAVVAYFCIIFVLNLAMFVVVMVHLRRIKRRNPHNNQYRSGVQDLRSIAGLTFLLGLTWGFAFFAWGPVNLAFTYLFSIFNCLQGFFIFIFHCALKENVRKEWRIYLCCGSLRLPENSEWSRTATQSQNTKKTSIMTADSSNSGTNSAPRSSVSSDDSVPSHGIGSPFDDSTIMSEEVNDDVVINEINSQLHSRPRSV